Sequence from the Helianthus annuus cultivar XRQ/B chromosome 13, HanXRQr2.0-SUNRISE, whole genome shotgun sequence genome:
ATAATTATGCGTTGTGAAGAATATAAAGGGACACAGCTGCAATCAAACTTCAAATGACAATTATACCCTTGCATTAAATAAACCTAACTGGGTAAATTAACTCAGTTTGGTGTAAAGGACATAAAGTGATACAAAACATGTGTTTTTTGGACATAAATTGAAACTAAAAGTTTTAAAGGGTACGTTTCAAAATTCagtgcaaacataaaggacaaaaagtgaaattttctctttattttatatattaaaaataaccAAAGTGAATCTTTTGATAATGAGTTTTCCTTGAAATTAGTGACGGGTCTGGTCACAAGCACCGTTTACGATTGTGAACGTGGATGACCTTTTGTCTATGGATCTACCCGGGTTGTCGAGCTTTGTGAGACGTTAAAAAAAAGATTACATTTGCATTAATAGTAACCTCACTGATAAGAAGATGCCATACAtcttttatttagtttttattttagtttttttttttaaatttaatttcaTCTCTTATACTATTTACTAAAAATACACTTTTAAACCAACAATTAGTTTTTTCTAGAAAAATATTATTTTCTAATATTATGTtcgttaatttaataaatatatactgTTGTGTTTATTTTTTTAGTATTCCAATATAAATGttaatttaaaaaattatatatagttgtgtttaatttttttcagtattctgatataaattttattaaaaacacaATTGTATACGAAATAAAGTACTTTTTTAGTATCATAAACTATACCGAGTATTGATACAATAACTAATATTAGTGATAACTACCAAACAATATCTAGATCAATAAGGCTAAATAGTGATAGTCATAACACAAACCActgttctttttaattttttaatatatttttgtttCAAAAGGTGGCCCGTGTTAATCGTGGTTCAGTCAACGCCAACAACCATGAATCATTGAGTGAGTGGTATAGCCTTCCATTCATATTCCTACGTCTCCAATCATGTTTCAACCATGACCCCGACACCCTCCGACATCACATCACATAGGTGGAAGTTTCTCTTCTAGACCCAGTTAAGCAACAAAACAAATTTACCAAAATGCCACTAGGCAGTTGAAATGTTGTTTCGTCAAGAATTCAACCTTCTTGAATCTTTCAAGATATACATTACCATCAACTTCCCCAAATCAGTTAATTCGTTCACCTACAATTCCAAGGTTAGATTGCTTCCATTCATACGAAAAGAATACAACTTTGCAACACTTTCGATCACTAAATTCTCCATCTTTCTTCGCAATTTCCAAGGTATTTTCTTCACACACCTCTGATCTTTGTTCAATTACAGATCTTTACTAAAACCCCCAATTAAAGATTCATTAAGTTCTTGATTTGATTGAAGATCAGCATCAGTTTGAAACCCTATAAACCCTAAATACCCTAATTTTGTTTGTTGTGTGTATCATTGTTGTTAAATGGATCATAATTACAATCCATACCCTTATGGATACCGACCCAATTCAGCTCCATATCCACCTCCTGTGAATTACCCTGAATACCCACCACCCCCTTCAAATTATCCTCAATACCCACCTCCCAATTCAGATCCTTATGCACCGTATCCGTATCAACCGCCACATCGGCCGCCAGTTTCAGCCCAGCCGGAGTACCAGTACCCCCCTCCACAACCCTTTTCCGGTGTGCCGCCAGGCCCACCACCGGGCCCGCCACCGTATCAGTACAACGGATATGGGTACCCGCCCCCGCCCCCATCGCTACAACATTATCAAGAAAGCTCTGCTCCGCCGTTACCGTCGGCGGAGATACACTCGAATAGTTTTAACTACCACCAAGAAagtggcggcggtggcggtggtggcggtggtggtagtGGAAGCTACGCTGTCAGTCGCCCACCGCCACAACACTATCAAGAAAGCTCCGCTCCGCCCTTACCATCGGCGGAAATACAATCGAATAACTATCATCATCAAGTAAGTAGTGGTGGGCCCGCCATGAGCCATGGTGTCCCTCACCTTTCTTCCGTGAGCAATGATGGTTATTCGTCGAGCAGTTCTACCCCGTTGTACCCTTCGATAGATCATCAATTTGCTAATTTGTCTGTGGCGGAAAATGTACCGTCTGCACCCGCTTCTCCACCTGCACCAGCGGCGGTGACACCGCCTGTCGGCCCGATGTATCAAAGTGCGAGTGCGAAGTATGAATCCGGTAGTTATCATGGGCATTATCATAGTGATTCTTTTTCTAGTTATGACGGGTCGCTTTCTCATAGTGGATCTCTTGATTTATCTCAACATCATACTTTTACGCATTCGCCGTCGTTCATTGATCCGCAAAGTAATCAAATGGTCCCGTTCACGTCTTCGCCTTCTAAAAAGGCGTTAAAAGTTCTACTTCTACATGGGAATTTGGAGATATGGATACACGAGGCGAAAAACCTTCCGAATATGGATATGTTTCATAAAACAATGGAGGAAGTTCTCAATTATTTACCGGGAAACCGAAGTAAAATAACTAGTGATCCATACGTCTCTGTCGCGGTAACAACTGCCGTGGTTGCTAGAACTTACGTAATTAGTAACTCCGAAAACCCTGTTTGGAAACAACATTTTAACGTCCCCGTTGCGCATAATGCTGCCGAAGTTAATTTTCTTGTTAAGGATAGTGACGTTGTCGGGTCTCAACTTATCGGAACCGTAACGATCCCGGTCGAACAACTATACTTAGGAACCAGAATCGAAGGGCTTTTTCCGATACTTGGTGCAAACGGAAAACCATGCAAAGCGGGAGCGGTGTTGGGACTTACGATTCAATACTTTTCGATTGAAAAGTTGAGTTTATATTATAACGGGATTGGAGCGGGCCCGCAATATGTAGGAGTTCCCGGGACCTATTTCCCGTTAAGGCGAGGTGGCAGGGTGACGTTATATCAAGATGCGCATGTGCACGACGGGTCTCTACCTGATATTAGGCTTGATCAAGATAGGCATTATGTGCATGGGTCTTGTTGGAATGATATATTTGATGCAATAAGTAATGCCCGACGTCTTATATATATAACGGGTTGGTCTGTGTGGCACAAAGTGAAATTAGTCCGTGGGATGGCACAAAGTGAAAGTAGTCTTGGAGATCTATTGAAAATGAAATCACAAGAAGGTGTGAGAGTTTTGCTTCTTGTTTGGGATGATCCTACTTCTACAAATATTTTGGGCTACAAAacggtaattttttttttttgccatttaaCAAGCTCTGTGTTTAGATGTTACATTTTAGAGTGTGAACTGTAGGGGTGctaacgagccgagccgagccgagcccatgctcaaccaggctcgagctcgagctcggctcgttggtaGTTTCTCAAGCTCGAGATCGGCTTGGgctcgtttattatttattttttttccttaaaaAGATACGATTttcatttatttaaatataaccagaaaacttgttaagttacatcaaaacagaaggtagacgggcaacaagctgcgccgccaaccctttctgaattgcaaaccccaacctcccgaacacaaacccctgccccctTGGGGTCGAACAATTGTTGTGGATAACCCGTTGAACCCTCGTCAAAAAGTTGATGG
This genomic interval carries:
- the LOC110894046 gene encoding phospholipase D gamma 1, with the protein product MDHNYNPYPYGYRPNSAPYPPPVNYPEYPPPPSNYPQYPPPNSDPYAPYPYQPPHRPPVSAQPEYQYPPPQPFSGVPPGPPPGPPPYQYNGYGYPPPPPSLQHYQESSAPPLPSAEIHSNSFNYHQESGGGGGGGGGGSGSYAVSRPPPQHYQESSAPPLPSAEIQSNNYHHQVSSGGPAMSHGVPHLSSVSNDGYSSSSSTPLYPSIDHQFANLSVAENVPSAPASPPAPAAVTPPVGPMYQSASAKYESGSYHGHYHSDSFSSYDGSLSHSGSLDLSQHHTFTHSPSFIDPQSNQMVPFTSSPSKKALKVLLLHGNLEIWIHEAKNLPNMDMFHKTMEEVLNYLPGNRSKITSDPYVSVAVTTAVVARTYVISNSENPVWKQHFNVPVAHNAAEVNFLVKDSDVVGSQLIGTVTIPVEQLYLGTRIEGLFPILGANGKPCKAGAVLGLTIQYFSIEKLSLYYNGIGAGPQYVGVPGTYFPLRRGGRVTLYQDAHVHDGSLPDIRLDQDRHYVHGSCWNDIFDAISNARRLIYITGWSVWHKVKLVRGMAQSESSLGDLLKMKSQEGVRVLLLVWDDPTSTNILGYKTNGQMATHDEETRRFFKHSSVQIILVPRIAGKRHSWMKQQEANIYTHHQKTVIVDTDAGYGKRRIVAFVGGLDLCDGRYDSPEHPLFRTSKTVHADDFHNPTFTANIAGCPREPWHDMHSKIDGPAAYDVLTNFEERWLKASKPHGIKKLRSTYDDSLLKLERVQDLLGINDQPYHDERDPEGWHVQIFRSIDSNSVKGFPKDPKEATSKNLVCGKNVLIDMSIHTAYVKAIRSAQHFIYIENQYFIGSSFNWNSHKSLGANNLIPMEIALKIASKIRARERFAVYIVIPMWPEGVPTGFATQRILYWQNKTMQMMYETIHKALVEVGLDGVSSPQDYLNFFCLGNREAMGPHDDVGGESPGSGNTPQGLARKSRRFMIYVHSKGMIVDDEYVIIGSANINQRSMEGTRDTEIAMGAYQPHHTWATRLSNPRGQIYGYRMSLWAEHLGLVDDRFTQPESLECVRYVRSLSEANWRQFAADEVSEMRGHLLKYPVEVGPSGKVSSLPGCVNFPDVGGQIVGSFTVVQENLTI